In Trichoderma breve strain T069 chromosome 4, whole genome shotgun sequence, the following proteins share a genomic window:
- a CDS encoding XAP5, circadian clock regulator domain-containing protein: MSNQQASRFTPQNKTTNERLSTNTVGLVALSDFRKRRAEVREQQEREAREAALSGTSKPDRSLTGTPDNAGSDSAGSAGPGPLKKKLKKKTKNPSKKLLSFGDDDDDDAGDSENVSASAASEPSSDKDGALGEKKAKIKANAAVGLAPKAVTKAALRKEAAEREALRREFVALQESIKATEIAIPFVFYDGANIPGGTVRMKKGDFIWVFLDKSRKVGAELGVGEQANAQRAWARVGVDDLMLVRGTVIIPHHYDFYYFVVNKSLGPGGKPIFDYSAEAPIRTTSTDSDSDISSGVLVTAAAKAAAAKARQPDVSTLEGFNEDPTLTKVVDRRWYERHKHIYPASTWQEFDPEMDYSAQIRKDTGGNTFFFSK, encoded by the exons ATGTCAAACCAACAGGCCTCGCGTTTTACgccccaaaacaaaacaacaaacgAGCGACTGTCGACAAACACCGTCGGCCTCGTCGCCCTCTCAGACTTTCGCAAGCGGCGCGCAGAAGTCCGCGAGCAGCAGGAGCGCGAAGCCCGCGAGGCTGCGCTCTCAGGCACGTCAAAACCGGACCGCTCGCTGACAGGCACTCCTGACAACGCTGGCAGTGATTCCGCCGGCAGCGCTGGCCCGGggccgctgaagaagaagctgaagaagaagacgaagaaccCAAGCAAGAAGCTTCTGTCctttggcgacgacgacgacgatgacgctGGCGATTCCGAAAACGTGAGCGCGAGCGCCGCCTCTGAGCCTTCAAGCGATAAAGATGGTGCTTTGGGCGAGAAAAaagccaagatcaaggcgaATGCCGCCGTTGGCTTGGCCCCCAAAGCAGTGACAAAGGCGGCGCTGCGCAAGGAAGCTGCCGAGAGAGAGGCCCTGCGACGCGAGTTTGTTGCTCTACAAGAATCTATCAAGGCAACCGAGATTGCGATTCCGTTTGTGTTTTACGATGGCGCAAACATCCCCGGCGGGACAGTCCGCATGAAGAAGGGCGACTTCATATGGGTCTTTTTGGACAAGAGCCGCAAGGTTGGTGCAGAGCTTGGAGTTGGAGAGCAGGCAAATGCACAGAGAGCATGGGCTAGGGTTGGCGTGGACGATTTGATGCTGGTAAGAGGGACTGTCATAATTCCTCAT CATTACGACTTTTACTATTTCGTCGTCAACAAGAGCCTTGGCCCCGGTGGCAAGCCCATCTTCGATTACAGCGCCGAAGCGCCGATCCGCACGACTTCGACCGACTCCGACTCGGACATTTCCTCTGGTGTTTTGGTGACTGCAGCTGCCAAGGCGGCAGCAGCTAAAGCGCGACAGCCAGACGTCTCAACGCTGGAAGGGTTCAACGAGGACCCGACTCTGACAAAGGTGGTGGATCGTAGGTGGTATGAGAGGCATAAGCATATATACCCAGCCAGCACTTGGCAAGAGTTTGATCCAGAGATGGACTATTCGGCGCAGATTCGGAAAGATACTGGTGGAAAtacgtttttcttttcgaaaTGA
- a CDS encoding enoyl-(Acyl carrier protein) reductase domain-containing protein yields MATSHASDRDALTKRVLPEMTLAQGRSPAAEARIDSLHPAARDSAAGRFSIAGNAVITGGTGAIAMVVARAVLQHGASGLMLLDLSVEASRDAVQALRDEFPDAKIETREVDVTDEEAVTKAIDETATTLGSVDMLVCLAGIVGCAHALDMPISQWRRVLDVNTTGAFICARAAARAMVSQGNGGRIILTASISAHRVNFPQPQVAYNVSKGALLMLKSSLAAEWARYGITVNSISPGYMDTVLNEGEGLAAARKVWNERNPSGRMGLPEELAGVVVMMLSRAGSYMNGADVVVDGGGHVF; encoded by the coding sequence ATGGCTACTTCCCACGCCTCCGACCGCGATGCCCTCACCAAGCGCGTCCTCCCCGAAATGACCCTCGCCCAAGGCCGCTCCCCCGCCGCCGAAGCCCGCATCGACTCTCTCCACCCCGCCGCCCGCGACTCCGCAGCCGGCCGCTTCAGCATCGCCGGCAACGCCGTCATAACGGGCGGCACCGGCGCCATCGCCATGGTCGTGGCCAGAGCGGTGCTGCAGCATGGGGCTTCGGGCCTGATGCTGCTTGATCTCAGTGTTGAGGCGTCGCGGGATGCGGTTCAGGCGCTGCGAGACGAGTTCCCGGATGCTAAGATTGAGACTCGTGAAGTTGATGTCACTGACGAAGAAGCCGTGACAAAGGCCATTGATGAGACAGCCACGACGCTGGGCTCAGTCGATATGTTAGTCTGCCTTGCTGGAATAGTAGGATGCGCACACGCTCTAGATATGCCCATCTCTCAATGGCGAAGAGTCCTCGACGTCAACACCACAGGAGCGTTCATCTGCGCCCGAGCAGCAGCCCGAGCAATGGTCTCACAAGGCAACGGAGGCAGAATCATCCTCACAGCATCGATATCCGCTCACAGAGTGAACTTCCCACAGCCACAAGTCGCTTACAACGTTAGCAAGGGGGCATTGCTCATGCTCAAGAGCTCGCTGGCGGCGGAGTGGGCAAGATACGGCATCACGGTGAACAGCATCAGTCCGGGATACATGGACACGGTTCTGAACGAGGGAGAGGGACTGGCTGCTGCGCGAAAAGTTTGGAATGAGAGGAATCCGTCTGGGAGGATGGGGTTGCcggaggagctggctggggtggtggtgatgatgttgagtAGGGCTGGGTCTTATATGAATGGGGcggatgttgttgttgatggggGAGGCCATGTGTTCTGA
- a CDS encoding putative NAD(P)-binding domain-containing protein yields MGKPFPQVQPGGSLILAYRVKDKNVLVVGGGEVAAGRILNCLNADAQVTVVCPASGLNEEVAFRIAEKQVTHIDRLFEPSDLDKADMVLVAIDDPAASTAIWKLCKEKRIPANIADVPPECDFYFGSVHRDGPLQVMVSTNGKGPRLAASLRRHIASQLPQNVGNAIETIGELRTRLRKVAPNHEDSQKRMRWMSKVSDTYKWEEMSEITEEDMDNLLLFYPVNKVPDIDILKSLRGPDNDVKKLDIFDGSFGFSVGS; encoded by the exons ATGGGCAAACCGTTTCCGCAAGTCCAGCCTGGAGGGAGCCTGATTCTGGCTTACCgcgtcaaggacaagaacgTCCTGGTGGTAGGCGGTGGTGAG GTCGCGGCTGGCCGCATCCTCAACTGCCTCAATGCCGATGCCCAAGTCACCGTCGTCTGCCCTGCGTCGGGCCTCAACGAAGAGGTCGCATTCCGAATTGCCGAGAAGCAGGTGACACACATCGACCGCCTGTTCGAGCCGTCCGATCTAGACAAGGCAGACATGGTGCTGGTCGCCATTGACGACCCGGCAGCTTCTACGGCGATATGGAAACTGTgcaaggaaaagagaatcCCGGCCAACATTGCAGACGTCCCCCCTGAGTGCGATTTTTACTTTGGCAGCGTCCATCGTGACGGGCCTCTACAGGTCATGGTCAGCACCAACGGCAAGGGACCGCGGCTGGCGGCATCACTACGGCGGCACATTGCCAGTCAACTGCCGCAGAATGTTGGGAATGCTATTGAGACAATTGGAGAGTTGCGGACACGGCTGCGCAAGGTTGCCCCCAATCATGAAGACAGCCAGAAACGGATGCGATG GATGTCAAAAGTCAGCGACACCTACAAGTGGGAAGAGATGAGCGAAATCACGGAAGAGGATATGGACAACCTCTTGCTGTTCTACCCAGTGAACAAGGTTCCGGATATCGACATCTTGAAATCGCTGCGCGGCCCGGATAACGACGTGAAGAAGCTCGACATCTTTGACGGGTCATTTGGCTTCAGCGTGGGGTCATGA
- a CDS encoding fungal specific transcription factor domain-containing protein, with protein sequence MSESPVNHHQAGIDSSQKRPQRGGRKPLSCLACRRHKLKCDREVPCGTCIRYRREAQCRQNPAPPKRGRVKGAVRDTDVDAGSELADVDLAESEAIDESLEVPGRDPVVAGSTDVGLVRLRNSFRAPGADIKDTAFFLRALGLDANTTSIPVSSLSQLLAEIQTSGQPSILWHMMEGATRRRYWETQLRSALPSRSMCDLLLNYYIDHINWIFQITHVPSFRREYEEFWDAGDDHELDFIFTALVFTIISVSALYIPPATVEIFGCPKESVRDLAHVWHRASHQALVAGDFESKPCIVQLQTFSITQFYWYATNGIDALNSRLGQAVRTAQNLGLDKDLTPSQTLHDEMRHRIWWDLIDSDTFQSICLDRPPLIRLESPGVPFPLNCNDSDITDSFLQPRSHDEPTIMMLNIFRARFFKLMNHHLCNGNADDAKSYDAICKLDEEVLQITRTYPWFFQLDQDGRPPPLPQPLGEILTWQNHIIRTCISTQRIRMYRPFLSPRLGDSWAKCIEAAEDALAVYRTIRTNRSITSLQKFLPQAYQIFSVAVTVTALLLVEGSLPILNVRQQIRDMAEDLLIMEDQGCVSPVASRGREILLKMLNLVDMGNGASASDQDTDSLVSGIGFIFGGEQAARTYMQRLASRNKRLKSSTTKQQSTPTSMESVSFSHGQFRGVIDDSTANASAVETPIEYMDGTQSMGVYQMNLVMDDVVLQNLLNFDMTALMTDSQYG encoded by the exons ATGTCCGAATCTCCGGTCAACCACCACCAGGCCGGCATCGACAGCAGCCAAAAGAGACCCCAGCGCGGTGGCCGCAAGCCCCTGAGCTGCCTTGCCTGTCGCCGGCACAAGCTGAAATGCGACCGCGAGGTGCCCTGCGGCACATGTATCCGCTATCGTCGGGAGGCTCAGTGCCGCCAGAATCCGGCACCTCCGAAGCGAGGCCGGGTCAAGGGAGCGGTCCGGGACAccgatgttgatgctggatcGGAGTTGGCGGATGTTGATCTTGCAGAGTCGGAGGCCATTGATGAGTCTTTGGAAGTCCCGGGCCGAGATCCTGTTGTTGCCGGATCTACGGACGTGGGCCTGGTTCGCCTTCGGAATAGCTTCAGAGCTCCCGGGGCTGATATCAAAGACACTGCCTTTTTTCTCCGGGCTCTCGGCTTGGATGCCAACACCACTTCAATCCCTGTTTCTTCACTTTCACAGCTTCTGGCTGAGATTCAAACGTCTGGCCAGCCTTCTATCTTATGGCACATGATGGAGGGGGCAACCAGGAGACGATATTGGGAGACGCAGCTGCGGTCTGCCCTGCCCTCACGGTCCATGTGCGACCTACTACTCAACTATTACATTGATCACATCAACTGGATATTCCAGATTACGCACGTCCCATCATTCCGCCGGGAGTACGAAGAGTTTTGGGATGCCGGGGATGACCACGAGCTGGACTTTATCTTTACAGCCCTCGtcttcaccatcatctccgtCAGCGCCCTGTACATTCCGCCAGCAACGGTGGAAATATTCGGCTGTCCTAAGGAGTCGGTGCGAGACCTTGCGCATGTGTGGCATAGGGCTTCTCATCAGGCGCTGGTGGCTGGAGACTTTGAGTCGAAGCCGTGTATTGTGCAGCTTCAGACGTTTTCTATTACACAGTTTTACTGGTACGCCACTAATGGGATTGATGCACTGAATTC ACGATTGGGCCAAGCTGTACGGACTGCCCAGAATCTGGGACTAGACAAAGACTTGACCCCCTCTCAAACATTGCATGATGAAATGAGGCATCGCATCTGGTGGGATCTCATCGATTCAGATAC ATTCCAATCCATCTGCCTAGATCGCCCTCCGCTCATCCGCTTAGAGTCTCCAGGGGTCCCTTTCCCACTCAACTGCAACGACAGTGACATAACCGACTCATTCCTACAGCCTCGTTCCCACGACGAACCTACTATTATGATGCTCAACATCTTCAGAGCTCGGTTCTTCAAATTGATGAACCACCATCTCTGTAACGGCAACGCCGACGATGCCAAATCATACGATGCCATCTGCAAGTTGGACGAAGAAGTTCTCCAGATCACCAGAACGTACCCCTGGTTCTTTCAACTGGATCAAGATGGTCGGCCCCCTCCTCTACCGCAACCCCTTGGAGAAATACTCACTTGGCAAAATCACATCATCCGCACATGCATCAGCACGCAGCGCATCCGAATGTACCGTCCGTTTCTGTCTCCCCGCCTCGGAGACTCTTGGGCTAAATGCATTGAGGCAGCGGAAGACGCCTTGGCGGTGTATAGAACTATTCGGACCAATAGATCGATTACTTCGTTGCAAAAGTTTCTCCCTCAGGCGTATCAGATCTTTTCGGTTGCAGTGACGGTCACTGCGCTGCTTCTGGTTGAAGGCTCGTTGCCGATATTGAATGTACGGCAACAGATCAGGGACATGGCGGAGGATCTTCTGATCATGGAAGACCAGGGCTGTGTGTCTCCTGTTGCTAGTCGTGGGAGAGAAATCCTGCTCAAGATGTTGAATTTGGTGGACATGGGGAATggagcatcagcatcagatCAAGATACTGATAGCTTGGTGTCAGGCATAggcttcatctttggtggAGAGCAAGCCGCGCGGACATACATGCAGCGACTCGCATCACGAAACAAGAGACTCAAATCTTCAACGACGAAGCAGCAGTCTACGCCGACTTCGATGGAGAGCGTATCGTTCTCCCATGGTCAGTTCAGGGGGGTAATTGACGATAGCACGGCGAATGCGTCTGCCGTGGAGACGCCGATAGAGTATATGGATGGGACGCAGTCGATGGGAGTGTACCAGATGAATCTGGTTATGGATGATGTGGTGTTGCAAAATTTGTTGAATTTCGATATGACGGCGCTGATGACGGATTCTCAATATGGCTGA
- a CDS encoding FAD binding domain-containing protein, with translation MAPPTVLIIGCGVAGPVLAILLKRKGYHPIVFEKVRELGNAGASLMVMSNGLKVFNLIGVADAIKAESLPLTALWDAKASGEILGQSSLASTFAEKYQQPATGIRRTVLNLLLKNKVLEEGIEVREGWGLVDIQEHVDSVTATFSNGESVTGSFLVGCDGIKSASRAVLQKQKGVEEGAPSFTGLTQTAFLSEMPEALGDMAAMRNWYGDGVHVIAYPVGPKTMSWALTQRETQEREETWRPFTADEMEAQRDALLKLLDGWDANIAQGVKSAERIIKFGLFDRDELEPEQWYSRRCVLVGDAAHPTSPHLGQGANQAMEDCYHLSTALPNLSTDTQDEDYKRNLEELGSSLSEDIFRPFAEKRQPRTSILVKGARALGEKRVAVGPEKGRERDEAVAQSYQGAAEAVVAKFEGLLSQPFN, from the exons ATGGCTCCCCCTACCGTTCTCATCATTGGCTGCGGTGTTGCAGGGCCTGTCCTCGCAATTCTGCTCAAGCGCAAAGGCTATCATCCCATTGTCTTTGAAAAGGTCCGGGAACTGGGCAATGCCGGAGCATCGCTCATGGTAATGTCCAACGG GCTTAAAGTCTTTAACTTGATTGGGGTTGCagacgccatcaaggccgagTCTCTTCCACTCACAGCCCTCTGGGATGCCAAAGCATCAGGAGAAATCCTGGGCCAGTCCAGTTTGGCAAGTACATTTGCCGAGAAATACCAACAGCCTGCCACTGGCATTCGACGAACCGTTCTCAATTTACTCCTGAAGAATAAAGTGCTGGAAGAGGGCATTGAGGTCAGAGAAGGATGGGGACTGGTCGATATTCAGGAACACGTAGACTCAGTGACGGCAACTTTCAGTAATGGCGAATCTGTGACGGGATCTTTCCTCGTCGGATGCGACGGAATCAAGTCTGCATCAAGAGCTGTTCTacagaagcaaaagggaGTTGAGGAAGGTGCTCCTTCATTCACGGGTCTCACACAG ACGGCTTTCCTTTCAGAAATGCCCGAGGCCCTTGGAGACATGGCAGCGATGCGCAACTGGTACGGCGATGGAGTTCACGTCATTGCCTATCCAGTTGGCCCCAAGACCATGTCATGGGCCCTCACACAACGGGAGACgcaggagagagaagagacatGGCGCCCCTTCACAGcggatgagatggaggcccAACGAGATGCCCTGTTAAAACTCCTCGACGGTTGGGATGCCAATATTGCTCAGGGAGTGAAATCGGCAGAGCGCATCATCAAATTCGGCCTCTTTGACCGCGACGAGTTGGAACCGGAGCAGTGGTACTCGAGACGCTGCGTGTTAGTCGGAGATGCTGCCCATCCCACGAGTCCCCATCTCGGCCAGGGTGCAAACCAGGCCAT GGAAGATTGTTACCACTTGAGTACCGCGCTCCCGAACCTTTCCACCGATACCCAAGACGAAGATTACAAGAGGAACCTCGAAGAGCTGGGAAGCAGTCTCTCGGAAGACATATTCCGTCCTTTTGCAGAGAAGCGTCAACCACGAACGTCAATCCTCGTCAAGGGTGCTCGCGCTCTTGGTGAAAAGCGAGTCGCCGTGGGCCCCGAAAAGGGCAGAGAGCGAGACGAGGCCGTTGCACAATCATACCAGGGCGCTGCCGAAGCTGTTGTCGCCAAGTTTGAGGGGCTGCTGAGCCAGCCGTTTAATTAG
- a CDS encoding fungal specific transcription factor domain-containing protein — MSSGVVRSTALRAGGACVRCRKGKTKCVYENGRAPCKNCAKGMHECYLPSESMAHHHGQSPARHTAAHRPSRDALPASGPGASDARQPVVGSGGARHVQTTSEKLTPELIAECERVVSKTFPACVAFHKPTFVQQLKNGTLESSLVYGLLTAAARSSPNLIRRYGGTPTAAADTFAGKTVSLINANLDQPNLADIQALCLVIIHEWGSRNAVRAYVYLGQATRLLQMYRILNSHHASDNADQFLRDESFRRTLWLTYILDCLLTCTPGRYPALALQDTTDVALPCSDINFAFGNTVYVKTLPQQLAQHNAHASPSHVPTGEIGEYGYIVLAATIWRDVVGMLAVSSFREDDCTDLVIKIERLRATLPMQFVDKPGQINLHMTMGSGYTFAMLHCLIHCATIFVHRRRLLEDVTSPSFNIESYRMSPRCHDIVDRLFTSCHGTLSLLAAVESGAEKDHVTCFPIFMLFSAFTAGATIAYLSLKGLTPPNAVETAAHIVKDGLRFMHDGNENWPLMTSWLRHLTVMQRVLHNDAAAMMGGPAGHAPHPHMPSAAIKDEMSSNADTNPDAMEYDQQNSGVAPGQHPSEPRSVSGSARGESSEPPISLPRRPGVTTINGGSNHVSTPDAVSPPPAGAPQANMQVHEVKRQSPEMVQNGMVSVHDGQTTSQDMTAPELCEAFERQLLDLDDLAAFMGGGV; from the exons ATGTCCTCCGGCGTGGTGCGCTCCACTGCCCTTAGAGCCGGCGGCGCTTGTGTGCGCTGCCGCAAGGGCAAAACCAAGTGTGTCTACGAAAACGGCCGCGCGCCTTGCAAAAACTGCGCAAAAGGCATGCATGAGTGCTATCTGCCCTCGGAGAGCATGGCCCATCACCACGGCCAAAGCCCAGCTCGCCATACCGCTGCTCATCGCCCTTCTCGCGACGCTTTGCCGGCCTCCGGGCCCGGTGCCTCTGACGCCAGGCAGCCCGTTGTGGGCTCAGGCGGAGCCAGACACGTTCAGACCACCTCCGAAAA GCTTACACCAGAGCTCATCGCCGAGTGCGAGCGAGTCGTCTCAAAGACATTCCCGGCCTGCGTGGCCTTTCACAAGCCGACGTttgtgcagcagctcaagaacGGCACGCTAGAATCAAGCCTCGTCTATGGTCTTTTGACAGCCGCCGCACG GAGCTCTCCAAACCTCATCCGGCGCTATGGTGGCACCCCCACGGCGGCTGCCGACACCTTTGCCGGAAAGACAGTTTCCCTAATCAATGCCAACCTGGACCAGCCTAATCTTGCTGATATCCAGGCTCTCTGCCTCGTCATCATTCACGAATGGGGCAGCCGGAATGCCGTCCGTGCCTACGTCTATCTCGGCCAGGCCACGCGGCTGTTGCAGATGTACCGGATTCTTAACAGCCATCACGCATCTGACAATGCCGACCAGTTCCTGCGTGACGAGTCCTTTCGCCGCACCTTGTGGTTGACTTACATCCTCGACTGCCTTCTCACCTGTACGCCTGGCCGCTACCCTGCCCTGGCTCTTCAGGATACTACCGACGTGGCCTTGCCCTGCTCGGACATCAACTTCGCATTTGGTAATACCGTATATGTGAAGACGCTCCCGCAGCAGCTCGCCCAACACAACGCCCACGCATCACCAAGCCATGTGCCAACCGGCGAGATTGGCGAGTACGGATACATCGTCTTGGCTGCCACCATCTGGCGCGATGTCGTTGGCATGCTCGCCGTGTCTAGCTTCCGTGAGGATGATTGCACAGACCTCGTCATCAAAATCGAGAGGCTCCGAGCCACCCTCCCTATGCAGTTTGTCGATAAGCCTGGTCAAATCAACCTTCATATGACGATGGGATCTGGCTATACTTTTGCCATGCTGCACTGCCTGATTCACTGCGCCACCATCTTCGTCCATCGTCGACGGCTTTTGGAAGATGTGACATCTCCCTCGTTCAACATAGAATCATACCGGATGAGCCCCCGGTGCCACGACATCGTCGATCGACTCTTCACCTCCTGCCACGGCACTTTGTCTCTCCTGGCAGCGGTCGAGTCTGGCGCTGAGAAGGATCATGTCACCTGCTTCCCCATTTtcatgctcttctccgcaTTCACCGCCGGTGCGACCATTGCCTACCTCTCACTCAAAGGGCTGACACCTCCCAATGCCGTCGAGACCGCGGCGCACATTGTCAAAGACGGGCTGCGCTTTATGCACGATGGCAACGAGAATTGGCCTCTCATGACTAGTTGGCTTAGGCACCTGACCGTTATGCAGCGCGTTCTGCACAACGATGCcgcggccatgatgggcggTCCTGCTGGCCACGCACCTCACCCTCACATGCCTTCggctgccatcaaggacgagatgTCGTCAAATGCTGATACCAACCCAGACGCCATGGAATATGACCAGCAGAACTCTGGTGTCGCGCCTGGTCAGCACCCCAGTGAACCACGCTCGGTATCCGGCTCTGCCCGAGGGGAAAGCAGCGAGCCACCCATCTCCCTTCCGCGGCGGCCCGGGGTCACAACCATCAACGGAGGGTCTAACCACGTCTCCACCCCGGACGCCGTATCTCCGCCACCAGCCGGTGCGCCGCAAGCGAATATGCAGGTGCATGAGGTTAAGCGACAAAGTCCTGAGATGGTTCAAAATGGCATGGTCTCCGTCCACGACGGTCAGACTACGAGTCAAGACATGACTGCCCCAGAGCTGTGCGAAGCTTTTGAGCGCCAGCTGCTCGATCTCGACGATCTTGCCGCCTTCATGGGTGGCGGAGTCTGA
- a CDS encoding methyltransferase small domain-containing protein — translation MEDALGRPQHAKAGTESHGPLAKESKDAYFRNLYTKAPDFKAIALLDPDFAAVIKGRDLNFNDPKAVMQLTKTLLKVDFDLSIELPEDRLCPPVANRHNYILWLKDLLDTTSYDDPGRKVVGLDIGTGASCIYPLLGCAQRAWSFIATDIDEKSLEWAKKNVKLNDFDSRIQVIGRQPDDALIPLDHLKKDSIDFTMTNPPFYESEEAMVKSAQEKSRPPFTACTGAKVEMVTQGGEVGFINRIFEESLVLRERVQWYTAMVGFLSSLTHIVDKLREHKIDNYAITEFQQGNKTRRWAIAWSFRPLRPAQSVARGTKAALSRGILPAITEVVVYKMPLKGSVGGFAENLSGAIAALDLISWNWDREKLEGIGRAVDKVWGRPYRRRKKREMEMEANGEEKAVKPMAEEQICMFGFKVAVRVGRMDISVEARWLEGHDEKALESFQGFLKSASEKAVEDAKKEA, via the exons ATGGAAGATGCTCTGGGCCGTCCTCAGCACGCCAAAGCTGGGACGGAATCCCATGGACCACTGGCCAAGGAGTCCAAAGATGCATACTTTCGCAATTTGTACACAAAAGCACCCGATTTCAAGGCGATAGCCCTCCTAGATCCAGACTTTGCTGCCGT CATCAAAGGACGCGATCTAAACTTCAACGATCCCAAAGCTGTTATGCAGCTGACCAAGACACTGCTCAAGGTAGACTTTGATCTCAGTATTGAGCTGCCAGAAGATCGGCTGTGTCCTCCA GTCGCGAATAGACACAATTACATACTATGGTTGAAGGATCTGTTGGACACGACATCGTACGATGACCCCGGCAGGAAAGTCGTTGGACTGGATATCGGCACCGGGGCAAGCTGCATATACCCGTTGCTTGGATGTGCCCAACGCGCGTGGTCATTCATCGCAACTG ataTCGACGAAAAGAGCTTGGAGTGGGCAAAGAAGAACGTCAAGCTCAACGACTTTGACAGTCGGATTCAGGTTATTGGCCGCCAACCCGACGATGCCCTCATTCCGCTAGATCATCTTAAAAAGGATTCCATTGACTTCACCATGACGAACCCACCCTTTTACGAATCTGAGGAAGCTATGGTAAAGAGCGCACAGGAGAAATCTCGGCCGCCATTTACAGCTTGCACCGGTGCGAAAGTAGAGATGGTGACGCAAGGCGGCGAggttggcttcatcaaccgTATCTTCGAAGAATCTCTCGTTTTGCGCGAACGCGTCCAGTGGTACACGGCCATGGTGGGCTTCCTATCGAGTCTCACGCATATTGTGGACAAGTTACGGGAGCACAAGATAGACAACTACGCCATCACCGAGTTTCAACAGGGCAACAAGACGAGACGTTGGGCGATTGCGTGGAGCTTCCGGCCTTTACGACCTGCTCAGAGCGTTGCGAGAGGAACCAAGGCGGCCTTATCGAGGGGTATCCTTCCAGCTATCACGGAGGTTGTTGTATACAAGATGCCGCTAAAAGGGAGCGTGGGCGGCTTTGCTGAGAATCTGAGCGGCGCCATTGCAGCGCTAGATCTCATCTCTTGGAACTGGGATAGGGAGAAGCTCGAAGGGATTGGAAGAGCTGTGGACAAGGTATGGGGACGGCCATATCGGCGACGGAAGAAgcgagagatggagatggaggcgaaTGGTGAAGAGAAAGCAGTCAAACCCATGGCTGAGGAGCAGATTTGCATGTTCGGCTTCAAAGTTGCCGTGAGAGTCGGGAGAATGGATATCTCTGTTGAAGCGCGGTGGTTGGAAGGGCATGATGAAAAGGCCTTGGAGAGCTTTCAAGGATTCTTGAAGTCGGCGTCGGAGAAGGCTGTGGAGGAtgcgaagaaggaggctTAG
- a CDS encoding DUF218 domain-containing protein — protein MTADSDQTHKDATLVYNYHRMNMPLLLADAIFCLCSLDTRIAAHAAQLYLDGFAPYLIFSGDSGILTKGLFTEPEAVVFATIAREMGVPEDRIIVEPKARNTGENVRFTHALLRDKGFEFKSLVLVQKPYMERRTYATFRKQWPEEGTLFAVSSPPLSFDEYPDVNNPRDLVTSIMVGDLIRIREYPARGFQIEQEIPDDVWEAGQRLIKAGYDKHLP, from the coding sequence ATGACTGCTGACAGCGACCAAACCCACAAAGACGCCACCCTCGTCTACAACTACCACCGCATGAACAtgcccctcctcctcgcAGACGCAatcttctgcctctgcagcctcgaCACCCGCATCGCCGCCCACGCAGCCCAGCTCTACCTCGACGGCTTCGCCCCGTACCTCATCTTCTCCGGCGACTCCGGCATCCTCACAAAGGGCCTCTTCACGGAGCCCGAGGCCGTCGTCTTCGCCACCATCGCCCGCGAGATGGGCGTTCCCGAAGACCGCATCATCGTCGAGCCCAAGGCACGCAACACGGGCGAAAACGTCCGCTTCACGCATGCTTTGTTGAGGGACAAGGGGTTTGAATTCAAGAGCCTTGTGTTGGTGCAGAAGCCGTAcatggagaggaggacgTATGCGACGTTTCGGAAGCAGTGGCCTGAAGAGGGGACGCTCTTTGCGGTgtcttcgccgccgctgAGTTTTGACGAGTACCCTGATGTGAATAATCCGAGGGATCTTGTCACGAGTATCATGGTGGGGGATTTGATTCGCATTAGGGAGTATCCGGCGCGTGGGTTTCAGATTGAGCAGGAGATTCCCGATGATGTGTGGGAGGCTGGGCAGAGGCTTATCAAGGCGGGTTATGATAAGCATTTGCCGTGA